A DNA window from Zingiber officinale cultivar Zhangliang chromosome 3A, Zo_v1.1, whole genome shotgun sequence contains the following coding sequences:
- the LOC122052556 gene encoding monooxygenase 3-like isoform X1, whose translation MASAAASSCSLLRLPPSSFPLSRRRDATSTSRRRTVFPAVASVADPREEEIVIVGAGIAGLATALSLRRLGIRSVVLEQGDSLRAGGTSLTLFKNGWRVLDSIGVADELRGQFLQIQGLVMRADDGRELRSFVLEEEAPGQEARAVERRVLLETLASPLPPNTVSFSSRLKSIRKDGSHGSLLELEDGDSIRAKIVIGCDGVRSPVAKWMGFSEPKYVGHCAFRGLAVYPEGHSHKAKVNYIYGRGIRAGFLPISSTKVYWFICWNSVSPGPKIKDPSVLKQEALNLVRSWPEELLDVIQNTSEDVVIKTPLVDRWLWPILTPSASSNGVVVVGDAWHPMTPNLGQGACCALEDSVVLVKKLATAIRSGRHSAVDEALQDYSRERWARIFPLTVRSNITGSLLQWDDPLVCAFRNNVMVPRLVSLGPMLEHTNFECEMLEQPVTSV comes from the exons ATGGCATCCGCTGCCGCATCCTCTTGCTCTCTCCTTCGCCTTCCTCCCTCCTCTTTCCCCCTCAGTCGTCGCCGGGATGCAACATCGACGTCTCGTCGTCGGACCGTCTTTCCGGCCGTTGCATCAGTCGCTGACCCGCGTGAGGAGGAGATCGTCATCGTCGGCGCCGGAATCGCTGGGCTCGCAACCGCTCTTTCTCTCCGCAG GCTCGGGATCCGATCCGTGGTGCTGGAGCAAGGGGATTCGCTTCGGGCGGGTGGCACCTCGCTGACGCTCTTCAAGAACGGATGGCGCGTCTTGGATTCCATCGGCGTCGCGGATGAGCTCCGCGGCCAGTTCCTGCAGATCCAAGG GCTGGTGATGAGAGCCGATGATGGAAGGGAGCTTCGCTCGTTTGTCTTGGAAGAGGAAGCGCCAGG GCAGGAAGCTCGTGCAGTTGAGAGGAGGGTGCTTCTTGAGACTCTAGCTAGCCCATTGCCACCGAACACAGTATCTTTCTCATCCAGATTGAAGTCTATCAGAAAAGATGGAAGCCATGGGTCACTACTGGAACTTGAGGATGGTGACAGCATACGTGCCAAG ATAGTTATAGGTTGTGATGGAGTCCGCTCACCAGTAGCCAAATGGATGGGATTTTCAGAACCCAAATATGTTGGACATTGTGCTTTCCGTGGCCTTGCTGTATATCCTGAAGGTCATTCCCACAAAGCAAAAGTGAACTACATCTATGGAAGGGGGATTCGAGCCGGTTTCCTTCCAATATCTTCCACAAAAGTTTATTGGTTTATTTGCTGGAACAGTGTATCCCCAG GGCCAAAGATCAAAGACCCATCTGTTCTGAAACAAGAAGCTCTCAACCTTGTAAGAAGCTGGCCCGAAGAACTACTTGATGTCATACAGAACACGTCAGAAGATGTGGTCATCAAGACTCCGCTGGTCGACCGGTGGCTATGGCCCATTCTCACCCCCTCAGCCTCATCAAATGGGGTGGTGGTGGTGGGAGACGCATGGCATCCCATGACACCCAACCTCGGCCAGGGTGCTTGCTGCGCTTTAGAAGACTCTGTGGTTCTCGTCAAGAAGTTAGCAACTGCCATCAGGAGTGGCCGACACTCGGCGGTGGACGAAGCACTGCAAGATTACAGCCGAGAGAGATGGGCACGTATTTTTCCGTTGACGGTGCGTTCTAATATCACTGGCTCGCTGTTGCAGTGGGATGATCCTCTGGTTTGTGCATTTAGGAACAATGTGATGGTGCCAAGGCTGGTGAGTCTGGGTCCAATGTTGGAGCACACTAATTTTGAGTGTGAGATGCTGGAGCAGCCAGTTACATCAGTCTGA
- the LOC122052556 gene encoding monooxygenase 2-like isoform X2: MSSAASSCRSKAPCRLVMRADDGRELRSFVLEEEAPGQEARAVERRVLLETLASPLPPNTVSFSSRLKSIRKDGSHGSLLELEDGDSIRAKIVIGCDGVRSPVAKWMGFSEPKYVGHCAFRGLAVYPEGHSHKAKVNYIYGRGIRAGFLPISSTKVYWFICWNSVSPGPKIKDPSVLKQEALNLVRSWPEELLDVIQNTSEDVVIKTPLVDRWLWPILTPSASSNGVVVVGDAWHPMTPNLGQGACCALEDSVVLVKKLATAIRSGRHSAVDEALQDYSRERWARIFPLTVRSNITGSLLQWDDPLVCAFRNNVMVPRLVSLGPMLEHTNFECEMLEQPVTSV; the protein is encoded by the exons ATGAGCTCCGCGGCCAGTTCCTGCAGATCCAAGG CTCCTTGCAGGCTGGTGATGAGAGCCGATGATGGAAGGGAGCTTCGCTCGTTTGTCTTGGAAGAGGAAGCGCCAGG GCAGGAAGCTCGTGCAGTTGAGAGGAGGGTGCTTCTTGAGACTCTAGCTAGCCCATTGCCACCGAACACAGTATCTTTCTCATCCAGATTGAAGTCTATCAGAAAAGATGGAAGCCATGGGTCACTACTGGAACTTGAGGATGGTGACAGCATACGTGCCAAG ATAGTTATAGGTTGTGATGGAGTCCGCTCACCAGTAGCCAAATGGATGGGATTTTCAGAACCCAAATATGTTGGACATTGTGCTTTCCGTGGCCTTGCTGTATATCCTGAAGGTCATTCCCACAAAGCAAAAGTGAACTACATCTATGGAAGGGGGATTCGAGCCGGTTTCCTTCCAATATCTTCCACAAAAGTTTATTGGTTTATTTGCTGGAACAGTGTATCCCCAG GGCCAAAGATCAAAGACCCATCTGTTCTGAAACAAGAAGCTCTCAACCTTGTAAGAAGCTGGCCCGAAGAACTACTTGATGTCATACAGAACACGTCAGAAGATGTGGTCATCAAGACTCCGCTGGTCGACCGGTGGCTATGGCCCATTCTCACCCCCTCAGCCTCATCAAATGGGGTGGTGGTGGTGGGAGACGCATGGCATCCCATGACACCCAACCTCGGCCAGGGTGCTTGCTGCGCTTTAGAAGACTCTGTGGTTCTCGTCAAGAAGTTAGCAACTGCCATCAGGAGTGGCCGACACTCGGCGGTGGACGAAGCACTGCAAGATTACAGCCGAGAGAGATGGGCACGTATTTTTCCGTTGACGGTGCGTTCTAATATCACTGGCTCGCTGTTGCAGTGGGATGATCCTCTGGTTTGTGCATTTAGGAACAATGTGATGGTGCCAAGGCTGGTGAGTCTGGGTCCAATGTTGGAGCACACTAATTTTGAGTGTGAGATGCTGGAGCAGCCAGTTACATCAGTCTGA